In Pseudomonas fluorescens, the following are encoded in one genomic region:
- a CDS encoding succinylglutamate desuccinylase/aspartoacylase family protein translates to MPQDISFSVCNNNGDAVRVGAWRYAGDGSGPNVHLQAGVHADEIAGMLVLHLLMQRLQSAETQGRLKGNITVVPQANPLGIGQFRQGRILGRYHDATGHNFNRAFDQSAAMERPSTCVQQWQKQLVQLAAPADVMLDLHTDDEALPYLYVHRSFWPRGRELAAAMKMDVAIIWDDGGDGSFEETIIAPWIRDGVTAGRMAATLELRGQGDVSDRFAEQDAEGLYNWLCGCGVIDESVALADWPVEAVEMGHMETIIAPQPGVLIFEKELGDFVEEGQRFARILGRPGDPSSEVVLHAEQAGRLVTRYRDRLIPQGMGVAKFTGSRVSRNWSGGLLDPN, encoded by the coding sequence ATGCCGCAGGATATTTCGTTCAGTGTTTGCAACAACAACGGCGATGCCGTGCGGGTCGGTGCCTGGCGTTATGCAGGCGACGGCAGCGGGCCGAACGTGCACCTGCAGGCCGGTGTACATGCCGATGAAATCGCCGGGATGCTGGTCCTGCACCTGCTGATGCAACGACTGCAATCCGCCGAAACCCAGGGCCGGCTCAAAGGCAACATCACCGTGGTGCCGCAGGCCAACCCGCTGGGTATCGGGCAGTTTCGTCAGGGGCGGATCCTCGGCCGTTATCACGACGCTACCGGACATAACTTCAATCGCGCGTTCGACCAGTCGGCGGCCATGGAGCGACCTTCGACCTGCGTTCAGCAATGGCAAAAGCAACTGGTGCAACTGGCCGCCCCGGCCGATGTGATGCTCGACCTGCACACCGATGACGAGGCCTTGCCGTACCTCTACGTACACCGCAGTTTCTGGCCCCGTGGCCGCGAACTGGCGGCGGCGATGAAGATGGACGTGGCGATCATCTGGGACGACGGCGGCGATGGCTCCTTCGAGGAAACCATCATTGCCCCTTGGATACGCGACGGAGTCACAGCGGGGCGCATGGCCGCCACCCTGGAGCTGCGCGGGCAGGGCGATGTCAGCGATCGTTTCGCCGAACAGGATGCAGAAGGGCTGTACAACTGGCTGTGCGGTTGCGGTGTCATCGATGAGTCAGTGGCGCTCGCGGACTGGCCCGTCGAAGCCGTGGAAATGGGCCATATGGAAACCATCATCGCCCCGCAACCCGGGGTGTTGATCTTCGAAAAGGAGCTGGGGGATTTCGTCGAAGAAGGCCAACGCTTTGCGCGGATTCTCGGGCGGCCGGGTGATCCGTCTTCCGAAGTGGTGCTGCACGCCGAACAAGCGGGGCGCCTGGTGACGCGCTATCGCGATCGACTGATACCCCAGGGCATGGGGGTGGCGAAATTCACCGGTAGCCGGGTGTCGCGTAACTGGAGTGGCGGGTTGCTGGACCCGAACTAG
- a CDS encoding DMT family transporter, which produces MSSPRVDRSLQGIGLCTLGYAFLSLQDAVIKWLVADYSVVTILFWRAAVVVVAVLLVGRLRLIQRAWRSPSRRLLVVRGLLSIVAWVLYYTAARDLTLAEMTTLYFSAPIMVTVLAAVILKERASGWQWFSLIIGFVGVVIACRPDNMTDPLPIVLTLLAAMCWAFTYIQLRQVDEQTSVLEQMLITNVVFVICMAVALPWTHTPAPTPAWLGMLGAGLVGGIGQFLLFASFRRATATLLAPFEYTGLIWAFALSSLVWGTLMDTSLMIGAGLIAVSGTLAMIFGRHPSQDVVGAECSVTQPLYPAAADMQSVGGAEGLGVQAPLEPETVEHRR; this is translated from the coding sequence ATGAGTTCGCCACGGGTTGACCGGTCGTTGCAGGGCATTGGCCTGTGCACCCTGGGCTACGCATTCCTGTCGTTGCAGGATGCGGTCATCAAGTGGCTGGTGGCCGATTATTCGGTGGTCACCATTCTGTTCTGGCGCGCCGCCGTGGTGGTCGTGGCAGTGTTGCTGGTGGGGCGCCTGCGCCTGATCCAGCGGGCCTGGCGCTCGCCGAGCCGGCGCCTGCTGGTGGTGCGCGGCTTGCTGTCGATTGTCGCCTGGGTGCTGTACTACACGGCGGCCCGGGACCTGACCCTGGCCGAGATGACCACCCTGTATTTTTCCGCGCCGATCATGGTCACGGTGCTGGCGGCGGTGATTCTCAAGGAGCGCGCCAGCGGCTGGCAGTGGTTCAGCCTGATCATCGGTTTTGTCGGGGTGGTCATTGCCTGTCGCCCCGACAACATGACCGATCCGTTGCCGATCGTCCTGACCCTGCTGGCGGCGATGTGCTGGGCGTTTACCTATATTCAGCTGCGTCAGGTGGATGAACAGACCTCGGTGCTGGAGCAGATGCTGATCACCAACGTGGTGTTCGTGATCTGCATGGCGGTCGCCCTGCCGTGGACCCACACGCCAGCGCCGACACCCGCCTGGCTGGGCATGCTCGGTGCCGGCCTGGTGGGCGGCATCGGCCAGTTCCTGTTGTTCGCCAGTTTCCGCCGCGCCACCGCGACCTTGCTCGCGCCGTTCGAATACACCGGACTGATCTGGGCGTTTGCGCTGTCGAGCCTGGTCTGGGGCACGTTGATGGATACGTCGCTGATGATCGGTGCCGGGCTGATCGCGGTCAGCGGCACCCTGGCAATGATCTTCGGCCGGCATCCGTCACAGGACGTCGTCGGTGCTGAATGCTCCGTGACGCAGCCCCTTTATCCAGCAGCGGCAGATATGCAGTCCGTTGGCGGCGCTGAAGGTCTCGGGGTTCAGGCACCACTCGAGCCAGAGACCGTCGAGCATCGCCGATAA
- a CDS encoding ABC transporter permease subunit (The N-terminal region of this protein, as described by TIGR01726, is a three transmembrane segment that identifies a subfamily of ABC transporter permease subunits, which specificities that include histidine, arginine, glutamine, glutamate, L-cystine (sic), the opines (in Agrobacterium) octopine and nopaline, etc.) — translation MIPAWIVEYAALLGRGLQTTLTILLIASVFGFVLAVLVALARISKNRVIAKVSLFYTSVTRGTPLLIQIYIFYYGLGSLFAQFPLIRGSFLWPYLRDGYWYIVFALVVSVGAYVGEVIRGGLLAVPKGEMEAASAFGMTARQSLLRVRLPRAMRLLLPTLAGETVMLLKSTALASTIAVIDLLGAANVVRAQTLQVYEPLLLVAGVYVCLTFLIEALFAFAERRGTPVRRSA, via the coding sequence ATGATTCCAGCGTGGATAGTTGAATACGCGGCACTGTTGGGCCGGGGGCTGCAAACCACCCTCACGATTCTATTGATCGCCAGTGTGTTCGGGTTTGTCCTGGCGGTGCTGGTGGCGCTGGCGCGGATCTCGAAAAACAGGGTGATCGCCAAGGTCAGTCTGTTCTACACCAGCGTGACCCGCGGGACGCCGTTGCTGATCCAGATCTACATTTTCTACTACGGCCTGGGCAGCCTGTTTGCCCAGTTCCCTCTGATTCGCGGCAGCTTCCTCTGGCCGTACCTGCGCGACGGTTACTGGTACATCGTGTTCGCCCTGGTGGTGTCGGTGGGGGCTTATGTCGGCGAAGTGATTCGCGGTGGCCTGCTGGCGGTGCCCAAGGGTGAAATGGAAGCGGCCTCGGCCTTCGGCATGACGGCGCGCCAGTCCTTGCTGCGGGTACGCTTGCCCCGGGCGATGCGCCTGCTGCTGCCGACCCTGGCCGGGGAAACCGTGATGCTGCTCAAGTCCACGGCGCTGGCCTCGACCATCGCCGTGATCGATCTGCTCGGCGCCGCCAACGTGGTCCGCGCACAGACCCTGCAGGTGTACGAACCCTTGTTGCTGGTGGCCGGCGTCTACGTCTGCCTGACGTTCCTGATCGAAGCGCTGTTTGCCTTTGCCGAACGGCGCGGAACGCCCGTGCGCAGGTCGGCCTGA
- a CDS encoding ABC transporter permease subunit (The N-terminal region of this protein, as described by TIGR01726, is a three transmembrane segment that identifies a subfamily of ABC transporter permease subunits, which specificities that include histidine, arginine, glutamine, glutamate, L-cystine (sic), the opines (in Agrobacterium) octopine and nopaline, etc.): MPAMFDLINFTEQGWGSALLKGLWMTLQISAGAFVLGLAIGLVVACLKLGAPKPIAALMRGYTTLFRAVPELLLILLLYYVGSMLLNSLMTHLGYGAVNVSGPLAAIVVLGLVQGAYASEIFRAAIQAIPFGQIEAAKAFGLNGFGLFRRVTLPIMAPYAMAGMANLWINLIKDSALISVVGTNELLYTAKQGAGSTRHYLLFYLTAAALYYAVTLVSNYLSGRLERRIRRWMPLVD; the protein is encoded by the coding sequence ATGCCGGCAATGTTCGATCTGATCAATTTCACCGAGCAGGGATGGGGCAGTGCGCTGTTGAAGGGGCTCTGGATGACCCTGCAGATTTCCGCCGGGGCCTTTGTGCTCGGGCTGGCGATCGGGCTGGTGGTGGCGTGCCTCAAACTGGGCGCGCCAAAGCCGATTGCAGCGCTGATGCGCGGCTACACCACCTTGTTCCGCGCGGTTCCGGAATTGCTACTGATTCTGTTGCTGTACTACGTCGGCTCCATGCTCCTCAATTCGTTGATGACCCATCTCGGCTACGGCGCGGTTAATGTCAGCGGACCGCTGGCGGCCATCGTGGTGCTGGGGCTGGTGCAGGGCGCCTACGCCTCGGAGATTTTCCGCGCGGCGATCCAGGCGATTCCCTTCGGCCAGATCGAAGCGGCCAAGGCGTTCGGCCTCAACGGCTTCGGTCTGTTCCGCCGGGTCACGCTGCCGATCATGGCGCCTTACGCCATGGCCGGGATGGCCAACCTGTGGATCAACCTGATCAAGGACAGTGCGCTGATCAGCGTGGTCGGCACCAACGAGCTGCTGTACACCGCCAAGCAAGGCGCGGGATCGACGCGCCACTATCTGTTGTTCTACCTCACGGCCGCGGCGCTGTATTACGCGGTGACGCTGGTGTCCAACTACCTTTCGGGACGGTTGGAGCGACGCATTCGTCGCTGGATGCCTCTTGTTGACTGA
- a CDS encoding transporter substrate-binding domain-containing protein — translation MGNRRFANWLTGAACVMLAGMSAAQAQPIRFAVAAEPYPPYTEKQANGVWKGFEVDLIHKLCSEMKAECEIKEVAWDGIIPSLLAKKIDVIFSSMSVTEEREKQIAFSKAYYDSVIAVVGPKEAAVKKYPDDLKGKIIGVQNSTVSASYLKTYYEKIADVKYYDTQDSANADLIAGRIDLMMADGTAMAAFIKTPDAKDLAYLGTVPYDPIFGKGVGAGLRKDDTELKAKLDKAIQELLASKDYDDLSQSYFGTSVKPAF, via the coding sequence ATGGGAAATCGACGTTTTGCAAACTGGTTGACCGGTGCGGCCTGCGTAATGCTGGCCGGCATGAGCGCTGCTCAGGCACAGCCGATCAGGTTCGCAGTGGCAGCGGAACCCTATCCGCCGTACACCGAGAAGCAGGCCAACGGCGTGTGGAAAGGTTTTGAAGTCGACCTGATTCACAAGCTGTGCAGCGAAATGAAAGCCGAGTGCGAGATCAAGGAAGTGGCGTGGGACGGCATCATTCCGTCGCTGCTGGCGAAGAAGATCGACGTGATCTTTTCCTCGATGTCGGTGACCGAAGAACGGGAAAAACAGATCGCCTTCAGCAAGGCCTACTACGACTCGGTGATTGCCGTCGTCGGCCCGAAAGAGGCGGCGGTGAAGAAGTACCCGGATGACCTCAAGGGCAAGATCATCGGCGTGCAGAACTCGACCGTGAGCGCCAGTTACCTGAAGACCTACTACGAAAAAATTGCCGACGTTAAGTACTACGACACCCAGGACTCGGCCAACGCCGACCTGATTGCCGGGCGCATCGACCTGATGATGGCCGACGGCACCGCCATGGCCGCGTTCATCAAGACCCCGGATGCCAAGGACCTGGCCTACCTCGGCACCGTGCCTTATGACCCGATCTTCGGCAAAGGCGTGGGGGCCGGCCTGCGCAAGGACGACACCGAACTCAAGGCCAAACTGGACAAGGCCATCCAGGAGTTGCTGGCGAGCAAGGACTACGACGACCTGTCCCAGAGCTACTTCGGCACCAGCGTGAAGCCTGCGTTCTGA
- a CDS encoding aminotransferase class I/II-fold pyridoxal phosphate-dependent enzyme — translation MRFSPFVERISGQGVAAWDIHNAANAAQRKGEDVIILSVGDPDFPTPDFITDAAIHALREGDTHYTEIAGRQTLREAIAGRYSQLIDRELRASNVILTAGAQNALFATSMCLLGAGDEVIAFDPMYVTYEATLKASGATLVRVPCAADSGFRLDAAVLAKAITPRTRAIFFSNPNNPTGVVLGREELQAIAELAIAHDLWVVVDEVYESLAYEREHLSLAALPGMAERCVVIGSLSKSHAMTGWRIGWVVANEALVNHVETLVLSMLYGLPGFVMEAALKAVQSHAEVTHGMREIYRRRRDLVVSGLADCPGISVLNPDAGMFVLVDVRGTGLTSLEFAWRLLREAGVSVLDAAAFGEPAQGFVRLSFTLSDERLAQACQRIRGFVQVLNGEAPRPVIGTVTSTATVEPVAAKTMIEVDGLHKRFGNIEVLKGVSLTAREGDVISLIGASGSGKSTLLRCINMLEVPDQGRILVDGESIHLNQNRPGAPLVSDAKQLVRIRSSLGMVFQNFNLWPHRTVLENLIEAPTQVLRESRAEATERAEALLERVGLAAKRNEYPAFLSGGQQQRVAIARALAMRPKVMLFDEPTSALDPELVGEVLRVIRSLAEEGRTMILVTHEMAFARDVSSKVAFLHQGLIEETGSPDEVFVHPRSERCRQFVNAHQTR, via the coding sequence ATGCGGTTTTCACCCTTTGTTGAACGGATCAGTGGCCAAGGCGTTGCCGCCTGGGATATCCACAACGCAGCCAACGCGGCACAGCGCAAAGGCGAGGACGTGATCATCCTCAGCGTCGGCGACCCGGATTTCCCCACCCCCGATTTCATCACCGACGCTGCCATCCACGCCCTGCGTGAAGGGGATACCCACTACACCGAAATCGCCGGCCGCCAGACCTTGCGCGAGGCCATTGCCGGCCGCTACAGCCAACTGATCGACCGCGAACTGCGGGCGTCGAACGTCATTCTCACGGCCGGTGCGCAGAACGCCTTGTTCGCCACCTCGATGTGCCTGCTCGGTGCCGGCGACGAAGTGATTGCCTTCGATCCGATGTACGTCACCTACGAAGCGACGCTCAAGGCGTCCGGCGCCACGCTGGTGCGGGTGCCCTGCGCGGCGGACTCGGGTTTCCGCCTTGATGCCGCGGTGTTGGCCAAGGCCATCACCCCGCGCACCCGGGCGATTTTCTTCTCCAATCCGAACAACCCCACCGGCGTTGTGCTGGGTCGCGAAGAGCTGCAAGCCATCGCCGAACTCGCCATCGCCCATGACTTGTGGGTGGTGGTGGACGAGGTCTACGAGAGCCTCGCCTACGAGCGTGAACACCTGAGCCTGGCGGCGTTGCCGGGCATGGCCGAGCGCTGCGTGGTGATCGGCAGCCTGTCCAAATCCCATGCCATGACCGGTTGGCGCATCGGCTGGGTCGTGGCCAATGAAGCCTTGGTCAATCATGTCGAAACCCTGGTGCTGAGCATGCTGTACGGCTTGCCCGGTTTCGTCATGGAAGCGGCGCTCAAGGCCGTGCAGTCCCACGCTGAAGTCACCCACGGCATGCGCGAGATCTATCGTCGGCGCCGCGACCTGGTGGTGTCCGGCCTGGCGGATTGCCCGGGCATCAGCGTGCTCAACCCCGATGCCGGCATGTTCGTGCTGGTGGACGTACGCGGCACCGGCCTGACCTCACTGGAGTTCGCCTGGCGCCTGCTGCGCGAGGCCGGTGTCTCGGTGCTCGATGCGGCGGCATTCGGTGAGCCGGCCCAGGGGTTTGTGCGGCTTTCGTTCACCCTCAGTGACGAGCGCCTGGCCCAGGCCTGCCAGCGCATTCGCGGCTTTGTCCAGGTACTCAATGGTGAAGCGCCGAGGCCGGTGATCGGCACGGTGACCAGCACTGCGACCGTCGAACCGGTCGCGGCCAAGACCATGATCGAGGTCGATGGCCTGCACAAACGTTTCGGCAATATCGAAGTGCTCAAGGGCGTTTCCCTGACCGCCCGCGAGGGCGACGTGATCTCCCTGATCGGTGCCAGCGGCTCGGGCAAAAGTACCTTGCTGCGCTGCATCAACATGCTCGAAGTGCCGGATCAGGGACGCATCCTGGTCGATGGCGAAAGCATTCACCTTAACCAGAATCGTCCCGGCGCACCGCTGGTGTCGGACGCCAAACAGCTTGTGCGCATAAGGTCGAGCCTGGGCATGGTGTTCCAGAACTTCAACCTCTGGCCCCATCGCACGGTGCTGGAAAACCTTATCGAAGCGCCGACCCAGGTCCTGCGTGAAAGCCGTGCGGAGGCCACTGAACGGGCCGAAGCGCTGCTCGAACGCGTCGGGCTGGCGGCCAAGCGCAACGAGTACCCGGCGTTTCTCTCCGGGGGACAGCAACAACGGGTGGCCATCGCCCGGGCCCTGGCCATGCGGCCCAAGGTCATGCTGTTCGATGAACCCACCTCGGCACTCGACCCGGAACTGGTCGGGGAAGTGCTGCGGGTGATCCGCTCCCTCGCCGAAGAAGGCCGGACCATGATCCTGGTGACCCATGAAATGGCTTTCGCACGCGATGTCTCTTCCAAAGTCGCCTTTTTGCATCAAGGGCTGATCGAGGAAACCGGTTCGCCGGACGAAGTGTTCGTACACCCACGCAGCGAGCGTTGCCGACAATTCGTCAACGCTCATCAGACTCGCTAA
- a CDS encoding MFS transporter, whose amino-acid sequence MKSISIRGALASLSLSMLLSSLGTSIANVGLPTLAEAFSASFQAVQWVVLAYLLSITALIVSVGRLGDLLGRRRLLLIGIALFTVASLLCALAPNLWLLIAARALQGVGAATMMALTMALVSGAVPKEKMGSAMGVLGTMSAIGTSLGPTLGGVLIAQVGWQGIFLLNLPLGVLAMGLAWRFLPVDRHEMTSTRPDFDVLGTLVLVLTLLAYALAMTFGRGSFGLLNTALLLVAVIGLMVFVFVEQTAASPLVKLVMLRNPLLGAGFAMSTLVTTVVMATLVVGPFYLSGALGLSAASVGLVMSAGPLVAALAGVPSGRLVDRLGAQRSSTVGLIAMLTGACILPVVPMSVGVLGYLAPLVLLTAGYALFQAANNTAVMADIAQDQRGVMSGVLGLSRNLGLITGASVMGAVFAFGTASDDILQAQPEAIAQGMRLTFAVAAGLILVALVLGAVSKIVSRRLIAPC is encoded by the coding sequence ATGAAGTCCATATCGATCCGGGGCGCCTTGGCCAGCCTGTCGTTATCCATGCTGCTGTCGTCCCTGGGCACCAGCATTGCCAATGTTGGTTTACCGACACTGGCCGAGGCGTTTTCAGCGTCGTTCCAGGCCGTGCAGTGGGTGGTGCTCGCCTACTTGCTGAGCATCACCGCGCTGATCGTCAGCGTCGGCCGGCTCGGCGACCTCCTGGGGCGGCGGCGATTGCTGCTGATCGGCATTGCGCTGTTCACCGTCGCCTCGCTCCTGTGCGCCCTGGCGCCCAATCTGTGGCTGCTGATTGCCGCCCGTGCCTTACAGGGCGTCGGCGCGGCCACCATGATGGCGCTGACCATGGCGCTGGTGAGCGGGGCGGTGCCCAAGGAAAAAATGGGCAGCGCGATGGGCGTGCTCGGCACGATGTCGGCAATTGGCACCTCACTGGGGCCGACGCTTGGCGGCGTGTTGATTGCCCAGGTGGGCTGGCAGGGGATTTTTCTATTGAACCTACCCTTGGGTGTTTTGGCGATGGGACTGGCGTGGCGCTTCTTGCCGGTGGATCGCCACGAGATGACGTCCACTCGACCCGATTTCGACGTGCTTGGCACCCTGGTATTGGTCCTGACCCTGTTGGCTTACGCGTTGGCAATGACCTTTGGACGCGGCAGCTTCGGCCTGCTCAATACGGCGTTGCTGCTGGTCGCGGTGATTGGCTTGATGGTGTTCGTGTTCGTCGAGCAGACCGCCGCGTCGCCGCTGGTCAAACTGGTGATGTTGCGCAATCCGCTGCTGGGCGCAGGGTTCGCCATGAGCACCCTGGTGACCACGGTGGTCATGGCCACCCTGGTGGTCGGGCCGTTCTATCTGTCGGGTGCACTGGGGTTGAGTGCGGCGAGTGTCGGCCTGGTGATGTCGGCCGGCCCGCTGGTGGCGGCATTGGCCGGTGTGCCCTCCGGGCGGCTGGTCGACCGATTGGGCGCACAGCGTTCGAGCACGGTCGGGCTGATTGCCATGTTGACCGGCGCTTGCATCCTTCCCGTCGTGCCGATGAGCGTCGGCGTGCTCGGCTACCTCGCGCCGCTGGTGCTCCTCACGGCCGGTTACGCGCTGTTCCAGGCGGCGAACAATACCGCCGTGATGGCGGACATCGCGCAGGACCAACGTGGCGTGATGTCCGGTGTGCTCGGCCTGTCTCGCAACCTGGGGCTGATCACCGGCGCTTCGGTCATGGGCGCTGTGTTCGCCTTCGGCACGGCCAGCGACGATATTTTGCAGGCGCAACCTGAGGCCATCGCGCAGGGGATGCGGTTGACGTTTGCGGTTGCTGCGGGGCTGATTCTCGTGGCTCTGGTGCTGGGAGCGGTCAGCAAAATCGTTTCACGTCGCTTGATTGCGCCGTGCTGA
- a CDS encoding LysR family transcriptional regulator: protein MPDLNLLITLNVLLEEGSVARAAQRLRLSPSAMSRALARLRETTGDPLLVRAGRGLVPTPRALELRERVGALVQDAEAVLRPAEALDLNQLARTFTLRTSDGFVENFGPPLIARIHQEAPGVRLNFVQKLNKDSTLLREGAVDLETGVIGESTSPEVRTRMLFRDRFVGVVRKGHPLARGEMTAVRYAAARHILVSRRGHEKGVMDDALNELGLKRDIATIVAGFSSAIALARASDLVASVPQRHVGNLCQGMHCFALPFPTPPITVSMLWHPRMDADPAHRWLRGCVWEVCSAQ, encoded by the coding sequence ATGCCCGACCTGAACTTGCTGATCACCCTGAATGTGTTGCTCGAAGAAGGCAGCGTGGCCCGCGCCGCGCAGCGTTTGCGCCTGAGCCCCTCGGCCATGAGCCGGGCGCTGGCGCGGTTGCGCGAAACCACGGGTGATCCGCTGCTGGTGCGGGCCGGTCGCGGACTGGTTCCCACGCCCCGGGCACTGGAACTGCGTGAACGGGTCGGCGCGCTGGTGCAGGACGCCGAAGCCGTCCTGCGCCCCGCCGAGGCACTCGACCTCAATCAACTGGCACGCACCTTCACCCTGCGCACCAGCGATGGCTTCGTGGAAAATTTCGGACCGCCACTGATCGCCCGCATCCACCAGGAGGCACCCGGTGTCCGCCTGAATTTCGTGCAGAAGCTGAACAAGGACAGCACCCTGCTGCGCGAAGGCGCGGTGGACTTGGAAACCGGTGTGATCGGCGAATCCACCAGCCCGGAAGTGCGGACCCGGATGCTGTTTCGCGACCGGTTCGTGGGCGTCGTGCGCAAGGGCCATCCACTGGCTCGCGGCGAGATGACAGCGGTTCGTTATGCCGCCGCCCGGCACATTCTGGTCTCGCGCCGGGGCCACGAAAAAGGCGTCATGGACGACGCCTTGAATGAGCTGGGACTGAAGCGGGACATCGCCACCATTGTCGCCGGTTTCTCTTCGGCGATTGCATTGGCACGGGCTTCAGACCTGGTCGCCAGCGTACCGCAGCGGCACGTCGGCAACCTGTGCCAGGGGATGCACTGCTTTGCCCTGCCGTTCCCCACGCCGCCCATCACGGTTTCGATGCTGTGGCACCCGCGCATGGACGCCGACCCGGCGCATCGCTGGCTGCGCGGTTGTGTGTGGGAGGTGTGCAGTGCGCAATGA
- a CDS encoding cupin domain-containing protein, producing the protein MLRIHPRHTIGKLGLVLAAAGLATLANFSQAQETQPAPAMKSWQQGLHRTDLVREDLGAANREVLQVLVDFDPGVTSPRHAHPGVEVAHVISGTFEYQLEGRAPVTLKAGDSLYIPEGVAHVAKNVGQGKASELATYIVKKGEPLLILKE; encoded by the coding sequence ATGTTGCGTATCCACCCCCGTCACACCATCGGCAAGCTTGGTCTGGTTCTGGCCGCCGCCGGGCTCGCCACCCTCGCGAACTTCTCTCAAGCCCAGGAAACACAGCCAGCCCCGGCGATGAAAAGCTGGCAGCAGGGCCTGCATCGCACCGACCTGGTACGTGAAGACCTGGGCGCCGCCAACCGCGAAGTCCTGCAGGTGCTCGTGGACTTCGATCCGGGCGTGACGTCGCCTAGACATGCTCACCCCGGTGTCGAGGTGGCGCACGTGATCAGCGGCACTTTTGAGTATCAACTGGAAGGGCGCGCACCGGTAACGCTCAAGGCCGGTGACTCGTTGTACATCCCCGAAGGCGTCGCCCATGTGGCGAAGAACGTGGGCCAGGGCAAGGCCTCAGAACTGGCGACCTACATCGTGAAAAAAGGCGAGCCGCTGCTGATCCTGAAGGAGTAG